One window of Paenibacillus sp. FSL K6-3182 genomic DNA carries:
- a CDS encoding NAD(P)-dependent oxidoreductase has translation MKTIAVTGGSGKLGTQLIGALQQDGYQVVSLDNERSNQLHCKQIKVDLNDFGQVVSALHGADAIIHLAAIPAPLGHSYPYIFANNTVAAYHIMEAASILGIRKVVMGSSESSYGFAWAPTPFAPDYLPLDEDHPQQPQECYGLSKVVNEVTAAMFDRRNGMQVISLRFSMITKPEDYKHLAVDKPESFKHILWSYIDIRDAVSACIASLHVEDRGAICLNITSNDTLSEWSTERLLQQFYPGVIDLRAPLTGRTAVVSNQMAKDTLDWSPKYSWADHR, from the coding sequence ATGAAAACAATCGCAGTAACTGGCGGGAGCGGCAAGCTCGGGACACAGCTCATTGGGGCGCTTCAGCAGGATGGCTATCAGGTTGTTTCCTTGGACAACGAGCGGTCAAATCAGCTGCATTGCAAGCAAATTAAAGTAGATTTAAATGATTTTGGGCAGGTCGTTTCAGCGCTTCACGGTGCGGATGCCATCATACACTTGGCTGCTATTCCTGCACCGCTTGGCCACTCGTACCCGTATATTTTCGCGAACAATACGGTTGCAGCTTATCATATTATGGAAGCCGCCTCGATTCTTGGTATTCGGAAGGTTGTTATGGGCTCAAGCGAGTCCTCTTACGGCTTTGCATGGGCACCGACGCCATTTGCACCGGATTATTTGCCGCTGGACGAGGACCATCCGCAGCAGCCGCAAGAGTGCTACGGTTTATCGAAGGTAGTGAATGAAGTGACAGCTGCGATGTTCGATCGAAGGAATGGCATGCAGGTCATTTCACTCCGCTTCTCCATGATTACCAAACCTGAGGATTACAAGCACCTTGCGGTTGATAAGCCGGAGTCCTTTAAACATATTTTATGGAGCTATATTGATATACGAGATGCTGTCAGTGCATGTATCGCGTCGCTTCATGTGGAGGACCGCGGAGCGATTTGTCTCAATATTACGAGCAACGACACGCTCAGCGAATGGTCAACCGAGCGTTTGCTGCAGCAATTTTATCCGGGAGTCATCGATCTGCGCGCGCCTTTAACTGGGCGGACAGCTGTAGTCAGCAATCAAATGGCGAA